The proteins below come from a single Aptenodytes patagonicus chromosome 2, bAptPat1.pri.cur, whole genome shotgun sequence genomic window:
- the EZH2 gene encoding histone-lysine N-methyltransferase EZH2 isoform X2, giving the protein MGQTGKKSEKGPICWRKRVKSEYMRLRQLKRFRRADEVKSMFNSNRQKILERTEILNQEWKQRRIQPVHIMTSVSSLRGTRECSVTSDIDFPKQVIPLKTLNAVASVPIMYSWSPLQQNFMVEDETVLHNIPYMGDEVLDQDGTFIEELIKNYDGKVHGDRECGFINDEIFVELVNALGQYSDDEDDDDGDDNPDERDDKQKDREEKESHPPRRFPSDKIFEAISSMFPDKGTAEELKEKYKELTEQQLPGALPPECTPNIDGPNAKSVQREQSLHSFHTLFCRRCFKYDCFLHPFHATPNTYKRKNTETALDNKPCGPHCYQHLEGAKEFAAALTAERIKTPPKRPGGRRRGRLPNNTSRPSTPTINVLESKDTDSDREAGTETGGENNDKEEEEKKDETSSSSEANSRCQTPIKMKPNIEPPENVEWSGAEASMFRVLIGTYYDNFCAIARLIGTKTCRQVYEFRVKESSIIAPVPAEDVDTPPRKKKRKHRLWAAHCRKIQLKKDGSSNHVYNYQPCDHPRQPCDSSCPCVIAQNFCEKFCQCSSECQNRFPGCRCKAQCNTKQCPCYLAVRECDPDLCLTCGAADHWDSKNVSCKNCSIQRGSKKHLLLAPSDVAGWGIFIKDPVQKNEFISEYCGEIISQDEADRRGKVYDKYMCSFLFNLNNDFVVDATRKGNKIRFANHSVNPNCYAKVMMVNGDHRIGIFAKRAIQTGEELFFDYRYSQADALKYVGIEREMEIP; this is encoded by the exons CAACGTAGGATACAGCCTGTTCACATCATGACTTCTGTGAGCTCATTGCGCGGGACCAGGGAG TGCTCTGTTACCAGTGACATAGATTTTCCAAAACAAGTCATCCCACTGAAGACTCTCAATGCTGTTGCTTCTGTGCCTATAATGTATTCTTGGTCTCCCCTTCAACAGAATTTTATG GTAGAGGATGAAACTGTTTTACATAACATTCCGTATATGGGAGATGAAGTGCTTGACCAGGATGGTACCTTTATTGAAGAACTGATCAAGAACTATGATGGGAAAGTGCATGGAGACAGAG AATGTGGATTTATCAATGATGAAATATTTGTTGAGCTGGTCAATGCACTTGGTCAATATagtgatgatgaagatgatgatgatggagATGATAATCCTGATGAAAGAGATGACAAGCAAAAAGATCGGGAAG agaaagaaagccACCCACCTCGGAGATTTCCTTCTGACAAGATATTTGAAGCCATTTCCTCAATGTTTCCAGACAAGGGTACAGCAGAAGAATTGAAAGAGAA ataCAAAGAACTCACTGAGCAGCAGCTTCCCGGAGCTCTTCCTCCTGAATGCACACCAAACATAGATGGACCAAATGCTAAATCTGTTCAGAGGGAGCAAAGCCTGCACTCTTTTCACACACTCTTCTGTAGGCGCTGTTTTAAATATGATTGCTTCTTACATC CATTCCACGCAACTCCTAATACTTATAAACGAAAGAATACAGAAACAGCATTAGATAATAAGCCTTGTGGACCGCACTGTTATCAACATCTG GAAGGTGCAAAGGAGTTTGCAGCTGCCTTGACCGCTGAGCGTATAAAGACACCACCAAAGCGCCCAGGTGGCCGCCGAAGGGGAAGACTTCCAAACAACACCAGCAGACCCAGCACGCCAACAATAAATGTATTGGAATCAAAAGACACAGATAGTGATAGAGAAGCTGGAACTGaaactggaggagaaaacaatgataaagaagaagaagaaaagaaagatgaaacatCCAGTTCCTCTG AAGCAAATTCTAGGTGTCAAACACCAATAAAGATGAAGCCAAATATTGAGCCTCCGGAGAATGTGGAATGGAGTGGTGCAGAAGCCTCAATGTTTAGAGTTCTTATTGGCACCTACTATGACAACTTCTGTGCAATTGCCAGACTGATTGGGACCAAAACGTGCAGGCAG GTGTATGAGTTTAGAGTAAAGGAATCTAGTATTATTGCTCCAGTCCCTGCTGAAGATGTTGATACTCctcccagaaagaagaaaaggaaacacag GTTGTGGGCTGCTCATTGCAGAAAGATACAGCTGAAAAAGG ATGGGTCATCGAATCATGTTTACAACTATCAGCCATGTGATCATCCACGTCAGCCTTGCGATAGCTCATGCCCATGTGTAATTGCTCAAAACTTCTGTGAGAAGTTTTGTCAGTGCAGCTCAGAAT GCCAGAACAGGTTTCCTGGATGTCGTTGTAAAGCACAATGCAACACTAAGCAGTGTCCATGTTACCTAGCTGTACGTGAATGTGATCCTGACCTCTGTTTAACATGTGGAGCAGCTGACCACTGGGACAGCAAAAATGTTTCTTGCAAGAACTGCAGCATTCAGAGAGGATCCAAAAAA CACTTGCTATTGGCACCTTCAGATGTGGCAGGCTGGGGAATTTTCATCAAAGATCCTGTACAGAAGAACGAATTCATCTCTGAATACTGTGGTGAG attattTCTCAGGATGAggcagacagaagaggaaaagtataCGACAAATACATGTGCAGCTTTCTGTTTAACTTGAATAATG ATTTTGTGGTTGATGCAACACGCAAGGGCAACAAAATCAGATTTGCAAACCATTCAGTAAATCCCAACTGCTATGCAAAAG TTATGATGGTTAATGGTGATCACAGAATAGGAATATTTGCTAAAAGAGCCATTCAGACTGGTGAAGAACTGTTCTTTGACTACAG atataGCCAAGCTGATGCCCTTAAGTATGTGGGCattgaaagagaaatggaaatcccttgA
- the EZH2 gene encoding histone-lysine N-methyltransferase EZH2 isoform X1, which produces MGQTGKKSEKGPICWRKRVKSEYMRLRQLKRFRRADEVKSMFNSNRQKILERTEILNQEWKQRRIQPVHIMTSVSSLRGTRECSVTSDIDFPKQVIPLKTLNAVASVPIMYSWSPLQQNFMVEDETVLHNIPYMGDEVLDQDGTFIEELIKNYDGKVHGDRECGFINDEIFVELVNALGQYSDDEDDDDGDDNPDERDDKQKDREGNRMEKESHPPRRFPSDKIFEAISSMFPDKGTAEELKEKYKELTEQQLPGALPPECTPNIDGPNAKSVQREQSLHSFHTLFCRRCFKYDCFLHPFHATPNTYKRKNTETALDNKPCGPHCYQHLEGAKEFAAALTAERIKTPPKRPGGRRRGRLPNNTSRPSTPTINVLESKDTDSDREAGTETGGENNDKEEEEKKDETSSSSEANSRCQTPIKMKPNIEPPENVEWSGAEASMFRVLIGTYYDNFCAIARLIGTKTCRQVYEFRVKESSIIAPVPAEDVDTPPRKKKRKHRLWAAHCRKIQLKKDGSSNHVYNYQPCDHPRQPCDSSCPCVIAQNFCEKFCQCSSECQNRFPGCRCKAQCNTKQCPCYLAVRECDPDLCLTCGAADHWDSKNVSCKNCSIQRGSKKHLLLAPSDVAGWGIFIKDPVQKNEFISEYCGEIISQDEADRRGKVYDKYMCSFLFNLNNDFVVDATRKGNKIRFANHSVNPNCYAKVMMVNGDHRIGIFAKRAIQTGEELFFDYRYSQADALKYVGIEREMEIP; this is translated from the exons CAACGTAGGATACAGCCTGTTCACATCATGACTTCTGTGAGCTCATTGCGCGGGACCAGGGAG TGCTCTGTTACCAGTGACATAGATTTTCCAAAACAAGTCATCCCACTGAAGACTCTCAATGCTGTTGCTTCTGTGCCTATAATGTATTCTTGGTCTCCCCTTCAACAGAATTTTATG GTAGAGGATGAAACTGTTTTACATAACATTCCGTATATGGGAGATGAAGTGCTTGACCAGGATGGTACCTTTATTGAAGAACTGATCAAGAACTATGATGGGAAAGTGCATGGAGACAGAG AATGTGGATTTATCAATGATGAAATATTTGTTGAGCTGGTCAATGCACTTGGTCAATATagtgatgatgaagatgatgatgatggagATGATAATCCTGATGAAAGAGATGACAAGCAAAAAGATCGGGAAGGTAACAGGATGG agaaagaaagccACCCACCTCGGAGATTTCCTTCTGACAAGATATTTGAAGCCATTTCCTCAATGTTTCCAGACAAGGGTACAGCAGAAGAATTGAAAGAGAA ataCAAAGAACTCACTGAGCAGCAGCTTCCCGGAGCTCTTCCTCCTGAATGCACACCAAACATAGATGGACCAAATGCTAAATCTGTTCAGAGGGAGCAAAGCCTGCACTCTTTTCACACACTCTTCTGTAGGCGCTGTTTTAAATATGATTGCTTCTTACATC CATTCCACGCAACTCCTAATACTTATAAACGAAAGAATACAGAAACAGCATTAGATAATAAGCCTTGTGGACCGCACTGTTATCAACATCTG GAAGGTGCAAAGGAGTTTGCAGCTGCCTTGACCGCTGAGCGTATAAAGACACCACCAAAGCGCCCAGGTGGCCGCCGAAGGGGAAGACTTCCAAACAACACCAGCAGACCCAGCACGCCAACAATAAATGTATTGGAATCAAAAGACACAGATAGTGATAGAGAAGCTGGAACTGaaactggaggagaaaacaatgataaagaagaagaagaaaagaaagatgaaacatCCAGTTCCTCTG AAGCAAATTCTAGGTGTCAAACACCAATAAAGATGAAGCCAAATATTGAGCCTCCGGAGAATGTGGAATGGAGTGGTGCAGAAGCCTCAATGTTTAGAGTTCTTATTGGCACCTACTATGACAACTTCTGTGCAATTGCCAGACTGATTGGGACCAAAACGTGCAGGCAG GTGTATGAGTTTAGAGTAAAGGAATCTAGTATTATTGCTCCAGTCCCTGCTGAAGATGTTGATACTCctcccagaaagaagaaaaggaaacacag GTTGTGGGCTGCTCATTGCAGAAAGATACAGCTGAAAAAGG ATGGGTCATCGAATCATGTTTACAACTATCAGCCATGTGATCATCCACGTCAGCCTTGCGATAGCTCATGCCCATGTGTAATTGCTCAAAACTTCTGTGAGAAGTTTTGTCAGTGCAGCTCAGAAT GCCAGAACAGGTTTCCTGGATGTCGTTGTAAAGCACAATGCAACACTAAGCAGTGTCCATGTTACCTAGCTGTACGTGAATGTGATCCTGACCTCTGTTTAACATGTGGAGCAGCTGACCACTGGGACAGCAAAAATGTTTCTTGCAAGAACTGCAGCATTCAGAGAGGATCCAAAAAA CACTTGCTATTGGCACCTTCAGATGTGGCAGGCTGGGGAATTTTCATCAAAGATCCTGTACAGAAGAACGAATTCATCTCTGAATACTGTGGTGAG attattTCTCAGGATGAggcagacagaagaggaaaagtataCGACAAATACATGTGCAGCTTTCTGTTTAACTTGAATAATG ATTTTGTGGTTGATGCAACACGCAAGGGCAACAAAATCAGATTTGCAAACCATTCAGTAAATCCCAACTGCTATGCAAAAG TTATGATGGTTAATGGTGATCACAGAATAGGAATATTTGCTAAAAGAGCCATTCAGACTGGTGAAGAACTGTTCTTTGACTACAG atataGCCAAGCTGATGCCCTTAAGTATGTGGGCattgaaagagaaatggaaatcccttgA
- the EZH2 gene encoding histone-lysine N-methyltransferase EZH2 isoform X3, which translates to MGQTGKKSEKGPICWRKRVKSEYMRLRQLKRFRRADEVKSMFNSNRQKILERTEILNQEWKQRRIQPVHIMTSCSVTSDIDFPKQVIPLKTLNAVASVPIMYSWSPLQQNFMVEDETVLHNIPYMGDEVLDQDGTFIEELIKNYDGKVHGDRECGFINDEIFVELVNALGQYSDDEDDDDGDDNPDERDDKQKDREGNRMEKESHPPRRFPSDKIFEAISSMFPDKGTAEELKEKYKELTEQQLPGALPPECTPNIDGPNAKSVQREQSLHSFHTLFCRRCFKYDCFLHPFHATPNTYKRKNTETALDNKPCGPHCYQHLEGAKEFAAALTAERIKTPPKRPGGRRRGRLPNNTSRPSTPTINVLESKDTDSDREAGTETGGENNDKEEEEKKDETSSSSEANSRCQTPIKMKPNIEPPENVEWSGAEASMFRVLIGTYYDNFCAIARLIGTKTCRQVYEFRVKESSIIAPVPAEDVDTPPRKKKRKHRLWAAHCRKIQLKKDGSSNHVYNYQPCDHPRQPCDSSCPCVIAQNFCEKFCQCSSECQNRFPGCRCKAQCNTKQCPCYLAVRECDPDLCLTCGAADHWDSKNVSCKNCSIQRGSKKHLLLAPSDVAGWGIFIKDPVQKNEFISEYCGEIISQDEADRRGKVYDKYMCSFLFNLNNDFVVDATRKGNKIRFANHSVNPNCYAKVMMVNGDHRIGIFAKRAIQTGEELFFDYRYSQADALKYVGIEREMEIP; encoded by the exons CAACGTAGGATACAGCCTGTTCACATCATGACTTCT TGCTCTGTTACCAGTGACATAGATTTTCCAAAACAAGTCATCCCACTGAAGACTCTCAATGCTGTTGCTTCTGTGCCTATAATGTATTCTTGGTCTCCCCTTCAACAGAATTTTATG GTAGAGGATGAAACTGTTTTACATAACATTCCGTATATGGGAGATGAAGTGCTTGACCAGGATGGTACCTTTATTGAAGAACTGATCAAGAACTATGATGGGAAAGTGCATGGAGACAGAG AATGTGGATTTATCAATGATGAAATATTTGTTGAGCTGGTCAATGCACTTGGTCAATATagtgatgatgaagatgatgatgatggagATGATAATCCTGATGAAAGAGATGACAAGCAAAAAGATCGGGAAGGTAACAGGATGG agaaagaaagccACCCACCTCGGAGATTTCCTTCTGACAAGATATTTGAAGCCATTTCCTCAATGTTTCCAGACAAGGGTACAGCAGAAGAATTGAAAGAGAA ataCAAAGAACTCACTGAGCAGCAGCTTCCCGGAGCTCTTCCTCCTGAATGCACACCAAACATAGATGGACCAAATGCTAAATCTGTTCAGAGGGAGCAAAGCCTGCACTCTTTTCACACACTCTTCTGTAGGCGCTGTTTTAAATATGATTGCTTCTTACATC CATTCCACGCAACTCCTAATACTTATAAACGAAAGAATACAGAAACAGCATTAGATAATAAGCCTTGTGGACCGCACTGTTATCAACATCTG GAAGGTGCAAAGGAGTTTGCAGCTGCCTTGACCGCTGAGCGTATAAAGACACCACCAAAGCGCCCAGGTGGCCGCCGAAGGGGAAGACTTCCAAACAACACCAGCAGACCCAGCACGCCAACAATAAATGTATTGGAATCAAAAGACACAGATAGTGATAGAGAAGCTGGAACTGaaactggaggagaaaacaatgataaagaagaagaagaaaagaaagatgaaacatCCAGTTCCTCTG AAGCAAATTCTAGGTGTCAAACACCAATAAAGATGAAGCCAAATATTGAGCCTCCGGAGAATGTGGAATGGAGTGGTGCAGAAGCCTCAATGTTTAGAGTTCTTATTGGCACCTACTATGACAACTTCTGTGCAATTGCCAGACTGATTGGGACCAAAACGTGCAGGCAG GTGTATGAGTTTAGAGTAAAGGAATCTAGTATTATTGCTCCAGTCCCTGCTGAAGATGTTGATACTCctcccagaaagaagaaaaggaaacacag GTTGTGGGCTGCTCATTGCAGAAAGATACAGCTGAAAAAGG ATGGGTCATCGAATCATGTTTACAACTATCAGCCATGTGATCATCCACGTCAGCCTTGCGATAGCTCATGCCCATGTGTAATTGCTCAAAACTTCTGTGAGAAGTTTTGTCAGTGCAGCTCAGAAT GCCAGAACAGGTTTCCTGGATGTCGTTGTAAAGCACAATGCAACACTAAGCAGTGTCCATGTTACCTAGCTGTACGTGAATGTGATCCTGACCTCTGTTTAACATGTGGAGCAGCTGACCACTGGGACAGCAAAAATGTTTCTTGCAAGAACTGCAGCATTCAGAGAGGATCCAAAAAA CACTTGCTATTGGCACCTTCAGATGTGGCAGGCTGGGGAATTTTCATCAAAGATCCTGTACAGAAGAACGAATTCATCTCTGAATACTGTGGTGAG attattTCTCAGGATGAggcagacagaagaggaaaagtataCGACAAATACATGTGCAGCTTTCTGTTTAACTTGAATAATG ATTTTGTGGTTGATGCAACACGCAAGGGCAACAAAATCAGATTTGCAAACCATTCAGTAAATCCCAACTGCTATGCAAAAG TTATGATGGTTAATGGTGATCACAGAATAGGAATATTTGCTAAAAGAGCCATTCAGACTGGTGAAGAACTGTTCTTTGACTACAG atataGCCAAGCTGATGCCCTTAAGTATGTGGGCattgaaagagaaatggaaatcccttgA